A single Drechmeria coniospora strain ARSEF 6962 chromosome 03, whole genome shotgun sequence DNA region contains:
- a CDS encoding LipA and NB-ARC domain protein, translating to MPDVIIAAPDGAEPTCVLRTRPASLQCHHPDNELGCHPDAKVDVVLVHGLNGSPDKTWTASNGTFWPVDLLPSALRGTPANVLVYGYNADVYSRRYDRSASDNFIHQHAQTLVTSLTLFRKSEGTFRNPIVWVCHSLGGILTKRALLYSNDLRMAHQEDYRSIYVSTFGLIFLGTPHTGSDVATWGLVLQSMSDAILPRRFFESESVLLKTLKKDNETLSNINNHFLDIYQRFRIHMAHENHKSDIKGTKIIVVDANSASPQLPGVTYYGIEATHGMMCKFDSPSAPGFRAISTDIRQWVLDAPAIIAVRWEMEEQERAARIRHELRERMSPYVNRRSIHPGISTVSVSDDIQPRAAQPLRLEHDAFLTVPASSTPRSASHCSIMSPPISTENPPMVPRALLSPAQDELVILDGGERVYRLRG from the exons ATGCCTGATGTGATTATTGCAGCCCCTGATGGCGCAGAACCTACCTGTGTGCTGCGGACCCGTCCTGCTTCCCTGCAGTGCCACCACCCAGACAATGAGCTAGGGTG CCACCCGGATGCCAAGGTTGACGTTGTCCTTGTGCACGGCCTGAACGGCTCCCCCGACAAGACGTGGACAGCGAGCAACGGCACCTTCTGGCCCGTCGACCTTCTGCCGTCGGCCCTCAGGGGGACCCCAGCCAACGTCTTGGTGTACGGATACAATGCAGACGTGTACTCGCGCAGGTATGATCGCAGCGCCAGCGACAATTTCATCCACCAGCACGCCCAGACGCTCGTCACGAGCCTGACCCTGTTTCGCAAGAGCGAGGGGACCTTTCGGAACCCCATCGTTTGGGTCTGCCACAGCCTGGGCGGCATCTTGACCAAGCGGGCGCTGCTGTACTCGAATGACCTGCGCATGGCACACCAAGAAGACTATCGCTCCATCTACGTCTCAACCTTTGGCCTCATATTCCTTGGCACGCCACACACGGGGTCGGATGTGGCCACCTGGGGGCTCGTCCTGCAGAGCATGTCGGACGCCATCCTGCCCCGCCGATTTTTCGAATCCGAATCGGTCCTGTTGAAGACGCTCAAGAAGGATAACGAGACGCTGTCCAATATCAACAACCATTTTTTGGACATATATCAGCGCTTCCGCATCCACATGGCACACGAGAACCACAAGTCGGACATCAAGGGCACAAA aatcatcgtcgtcgacgccaactCGGCCAGCCCGCAGTTACCGGGGGTGACGTACTACGGCATCGAGGCGACCCATGGCATGATGTGCAAGTTTGACAGCCCCAGCGCCCCTGGCTTCCGAGCAATCTCGACAGACATCCGCCAGTGGGTGCTTGATGCAccggccatcatcgccgtccGATGGGAGATGGAGGAGCAGGAACGAGCCGCGCGCATCCGGCACGAGCTGCGGGAACGAATGTCTCCCTACGTGAACCGGCGTTCCATTCACCCTGGAATCAGTACCGTATCTGTCTCCGACGACATCCAACCACGGGCAGCCCAGCCACTCCGTCTTGAACATGATGCTTTCCTGACCGTACCAGCAAGCTCGACGCCTCGAAGTGCGAGCCACTGCTCCATCATGTCTCCTCCGATATCGACGGAGAATCCTCCAATGGTACCGAGGGCGCTGCTTTCACCGGCGCAGGATGAACTCGTCATCTTGGATGGGGGGGAGCGAGTGTACAGGTTGAGGGGGTGA
- a CDS encoding 2,5-diketo-D-gluconic acid reductase A — protein sequence MDAEQATLTWRRGNERPDAGTNAAVALSRASPLAEPTGAPKEHNRTHRRMGGWLADSPGPGSGRSTAVCPANPGLNRRPSRVDGGDECHGHPGCRGDSEGQGGSSSPASMTSRERAVEEYLTCATAGEKGPSPAMLPSSPPPLPPEQALAMAPSALSPSSCAERQVFARKPHGRRSRSHSGSDSSDASVASIKLNDGHSIPQVALGVYKAPNGRETEDAVTAALDAGYRHIDSAARYANEEACGRAIRRWLEETGTRREDVFVCSKLWDADHGYEATFNALCSSLSKFGLDYLDLYLIHSPADDEEKRLESWRALETAQRLGKVKSIGVSNFGAAQIEKLLEKGTVVPAVNQVEVHPFCQREALVKLCNRHGIKIEAYSPLARGNKLEDPTIKAMADKYGKTAAQILLNWNAARGNVVLPKSLTASRIQSNLESFDFELAGEDMEAINALGSENYVTGSMHKSRD from the exons ATGGATGCTGAGCAAGCGACCCTTACTTGGCGACGCGGAAACGAGAGGCCGGATGCCGGGACGAATGCCGCAGTCGCGTTATCGCGAGCCTCTCCACTGGCCGAACCCACAGGAGCTCCTAAAGAACACAACCGCACGCACCGCCGGATgggtggctggctggctgactCGCCGGGTCCGGGGTCCGGTCGGTCCACTGCTGTGTGTCCTGCGAACCCAGGCCTGAaccgacggccgtcgagggttGACGGAGGCGACGAATGCCACGGACATCCCGGCTGCCGTGGTGATTCAGAGGGCCAGGGGGGGTCGTCGTCCCCTGCGAGCATGACATCGCGAGagcgtgccgtcgaggagtACTTAACGTGCGCAACCGCCGGCGAAAAGGGTCCGTCTCCTGCCATG ctcccctcctcccctcctcccctccccccggaGCAGGCTCTCGCCATGGCTCCCTCGGCCCTGAGCCCCTCGAGCTGCGCCGAGCGCCAGGTGTTTGCGCGGAAGCCGCACGGCCGGAGGTCTCGCTCCCACAGCGGCTCCGACTCGTCGGACGCCTCGGTCGCCTCCATCAAGCTCAACGACGGCCACTCCATCCCCCAGGTGGCGCTCGGCGTGTACAAGGCGCCCAACGGGCGGGAGACGGAGGatgccgtgacggcggccctcgacgccggctaCCGCCACATcgactcggcggcgcggtACGCCAACGAGGAGGCGTGCGGGCGCGCCATCCGCCGCTGGCTCGAGGAGACGGGCACGCGGCGCGAGGACGTGTTCGTCTGCTCCAAGCTGTGGGACGCCGACCACGGCTACGAGGCCACCTTTAACGCCCTCTGCTCGTCGCTGAGCAAGTTTGGGCTCGACTACCTCGACCTGTACCTCATCCactcgccggccgacgacgaggagaagcggCTCGAGAGCTGGCGCGCGCTCGAGACGGCGCAGAGACTGGGCAAGGTCAAGTCGATTGGCGTGTCCAACTTTGGCGCCGCGCAGATCGAGAAGCTGCTCGAGAAGGGCACGGTGGTGCCGGCCGTCAACCAGGTCGAGGTGCACCCCTTCTGCCAGCGCGAGGCTCTCGTCAAGCTCTGCAACAGGCACGGCATCAAGATCGAGGCCTACTCGCCGCTCGCGCGGGGGAACAAGCTCGAGGACCCCACGatcaaggccatggccgacaaGTACGGCAAGACGGCGGCCCAGATCCTGCTCAACTGGAACGCGGCCCGCGGCAACGTGGTGCTGCCCAAGAGCCTGACGGCCAGCCGGATCCAGAGCAACCTCGAGAGCTTCGACTTTGAGCTCGCCGGCGAAGACATGGAAGCCATCAACGCCCTCGGTTCGGAAAACTACGTCACGGGCAGCATGCACAAGTCTCGCGACTGA
- a CDS encoding Sec7 domain-containing protein: MEMPIPSPSAGSRDSHDLSLSPRDVTRDSLVTNMLLSLDQLSMGQQQQQQQQQQRHPPRRRQHHHHHHQHAEPAGVAAGRDASPSTKRPTSSKAKLTSGQHVHRRNGSHASDSSRFSSTHQGTPASSSTVRESKNKSDKTTNGKGGKSRGRRKSKTKSKQERDATYHHRPTTPPPTAYRRSGTDVDGSIDGEQRPVAATMQPLITSSPFRVDFPKYDDDDDDDDDDDDDDDDGTSAPTPTVPIGPRRVPSDLAISLIPPPPPPKPSASQTTERRRSTIRSFKDSPRQGRRATRATAMASPEFDSAPAPSVGYGKSNESDATPAKERQGFFRRVFGGGASSRNAGGNLATSGGAGGNVTTTGNGSGSSNAASCPPRLASSSRPDRSRQQGQSDPAAASSSRDASLHCQPPLQKKSSTASFFRRRRKADADDAPATPAKDTPRRPPPFDPVVLPAPEEHPPSAPRSPAASLRDAMSPYLTDSPTPTGSSLVGPPSSESPADVTGSPGTTAAARDGYRKDFSPEYSHELSPNARIRTVRPDTEAEPVENPETPSRPAPAPPTQTAGSNKEKVSFRKADGGLGLNLDLDVDAGSEFETEVEDKHGTSRRRQRASVARDGDKDKDGKKTAKLQDGNDASAFLHRGKKCALVSSEPTGHEPLRPNLVPSMDGSSLASSSTDAGYRTAPSAPPSVRVDSAGDRSPTMLGTPKLMKSYESLDEPECDAGEPTDDDRQKARSVFDGCEDFVPKPKAAAWLGEEGPGRQRTLQAYMELHDFTDQGVLAAMRSLCGRLVLRAETQQVDRILVAFSKRWCACNPRHGFKATDVIHMICYSIMLLNTDLHLADIEQKMTRSQFVKNTMTTIAHAAHESAPAAATNGRPTILPEKSSLLSGVQGRSSPDYDRSSLRYSFRPLARSDPHGGDVDDCGPLVKAPFHGSMRAWEEQVEVVLKNIYASIRDQRLPLFGAEAERQVVSPTLPPGNLSVISMLRRSPSVLSKAPSETQLSSRGRVTDGRGTASSRWTSKSRSRPGLGRTGLSSSRTSFDDGNSMWSHTMSTATWSRYSLGRTQGSMSQDSFASSVPRGDYKQSIGFANALSQAIIRDEDASGHEPSFPAADAPPAPCLADESLELAGPPWVKEGLVTHKHHLDGVGKKAKERNWNEVFAVIQKGQMSLFSFTSHKSIRQKGRSRNGGKPSGPVGGGNWQDNALSLGTFSLRLTLASALPPPGYSRMRPHVWALSLPTGAVHLFQVGTPEIIREFVTTVNYWSARLSTHPLVGGISNIEYGWSESIVSNASVGAPADDEPASSLNPSAARSTRPGSSAAQHGRRSSVASSFRASSFDQVAGSLTHSGSRGKLPGDRIYIAEWAPPTQSMRPSSATEAAQLEKLTVYVKRIEEDLQAHNQLRSRMLLAFTPRGQNASKAMANWERKSAYLLREIVKFRTYVDCLQQAEARKQRVYTERDLERGAARGDDSDDEMAAGGVDGDDEEDGDETLRP; encoded by the exons ATGGAGATGCCGATCCCTTCCCCGTCCGCTGGCTCGCGCGACTCCCACGACCTGTCCTTGTCGCCCCGCGATGTGACCCGTGACTCGCTCGTCACGAACATGCTCTTGTCCCTGGACCAACTCTCCATGggacagcagcagcagcagcagcagcagcagcagcgacatcccccacgccgccgacaacaccaccatcaccatcatcagCACGCCGAGCCCGCCGGCGTGGCCGCTGGCCGTGATgcgtcgccatcgaccaAACGGCCCACAAGTTCGAAAGCGAAACTGACGAGCGGTCAGCACGTCCACCGTCGCAACGGTTCCCACGCCTCCGACTCGAGCCGTTTTTCCTCCACCCACCAGGGCACGCCTGCCTCCAGCAGCACCGTCCGCGAGAGCAAAAACAAGAGCGACAAGACGACCAACGGCAAAGGCGGCAAGAGTAGGGGCAGGAGAAAGAGCAAAACCAAGAGCAAGCAAGAACGAGACGCGACCTACCATCATCGGCCGACGACCCCGCCGCCTACCGCCTACAGACGAAgcggcaccgacgtcgacgggagcatcgacggcgagcagcgcccggtggcggcgacgatgcagccGCTCATCACCTCGTCCCCCTTTCGCGTCGACTTCCCCAaatacgacgacgacgacgacgacgacgacgacgacgacgacgacgacgacgacggcacctcgGCCCCGACCCCGACAGTCCCCATCGGGCCACGCCGTGTCCCCTCCGACCTCGCCATCTCCCTCATCCCACCCCCTCCTCCGCCCAAGCCTAGCGCCTCGCAAACGACGGAACGCAGGCGTAGCACGATCCGCTCGTTCAAGGACTCTCCCCGCCAGGGCAGGCGAGCCACGAGAGCGACTGCCATGGCGAGCCCCGAGTTCGACTCGGCTCCTGCCCCGAGCGTCGGCTATGGCAAGTCCAACGAGTCGGACGCGACGCCCGCCAAGGAGAGGCAAGGCTTCTTCCGCCgcgtcttcggcggcggcgcctcctCCAGGAACGCCGGCGGCAACCTGGCCACCTctggcggcgccggcggcaacgtcaccaccaccggcaacggcagcggcagcagcaacgccGCCTCCTGCCCGCCACGCCTCGCTTCGTCCAGCCGCCCCGACAGGTCGCGCCAGCAGGGCCAATCCGATCCTGCGGCGGCTTCTTCGTCCCGGGATGCGTCGTTGCATTGCCAGCCGCCGCTGCAGAAGAagtcctcgaccgcctcctTCTTCCGCCGACGAAGGaaagccgacgccgacgacgcacccgccacgccggccaaggacacgcctcgccggccaccTCCCTTCGATCCCGTCGTCCTGCCGGCGCCCGAGGAgcatccgccgtcggcgccgcggaGCCCTGCCGCGAGCTTGCGGGACGCCATGAGTCCTTACCTCACCGATAGCCCTACGCCCACGGGATCAAGCCTCGTCGGGCCCCCCTCGTCGGAGTCGCCGGCAGACGTCACCGGCAGCCCCGGCACGACGGCTGCGGCCCGCGACGGCTATAGGAAGGACTTCTCTCCCGAGTACTCGCACGAGCTGAGCCCGAACGCACGCATCCGCACCGTCCGTCCCGACACGGAAGCCGAACCGGTCGAGAATCCGGAAACACCATCGCGACCGGCCCCGGCACCGCCCACCCAAACGGCCGGGTCGAACAAGGAAAAGGTTTCCTTCCGCAAGgctgacggcggcctcggcctcaaccttgacctcgacgtcgacgccggcagcGAGTTCGAAACGGAAGTCGAGGACAAACATGGCACCTCGCGACGACGCCAGAGGGCGAGCGTGGCCCGTGACGgagacaaggacaaggacggcaagaaAACGGCCAAGTTGCAGGATGGCAATGACGCGAGCGCCTTTCTTCATCGCGGCAAGAAGTGCGCTTTGGTCTCGTCCGAGCCAACAGGTCACGAGCCCCTTCGGCCCAACCTCGTCCCGTCGATGGATGGCTCCAGcctcgcctcgagctccACAGACGCAGGTTACCGAACGGCCCCAAGCGCCCCCCCGAGCGTCCGCGTCGACAGTGCCGGCGACCGCAGTCCCACGATGCTGGGCACCCCCAAATTGATGAAGTCGTACGAATCCCTCGACGAACCCGAGTGTGACGCCGGCGAgcccaccgacgacgaccgccAAAAGGCGCGAAGCGTCTTCGATGGATGCGAAGATTTCGTCCCGAAACccaaggccgccgcctggttgggcgaggagggcccCGGCCGTCAACGAACGCTGCAGGCCTACATGGAGCTGCACGACTTTACCGACCAGGGCGTCCTGGCCGCCATGCGCAGCCTCTGCGGCCGGCTGGTCCTGCGCGCCGAGACGCAGCAGGTCGATCGTATCCTCGTGGCCTTCTCCAAGAGGTGGTGCGCCTGCAACCCGCGACACGGGTTCAAGGCGACCG ATGTCATACACATGATTTGCTACTCCATCATGCTGCTCAACACGGACCTGCACCTCGCCGACATCGAGCAGAAGATGACGCGCAGCCAGTTCGTCAAGAACACCATGACGACCATCGCCCACGCCGCCCACGAGTCggcgcctgccgccgccaccaacgGACGTCCCACCATCCTTCCGGAGAAATCGTCGCTGCTGAGCGGCGTGCAGGGGCGCTCGTCGCCCGACTACGACCGGTCCAGCCTTCGATATTCCTTCCGCCCTCTCGCACGTTCAGACccccacggcggcgacgtggacGACTGCGGCCCGCTCGTCAAGGCGCCCTTTCACGGGTCCATGCGAGCCTGGGAGgagcaggtcgaggtcgTGCTGAAGAACATCTACGCCTCCATTCGCGACCAGCGTTTGCCGCTGTTtggtgccgaggccgagaggcaGGTCGTCTCGCCCACCCTCCCGCCGGGCAACCTGTCCGTCATCTCGATGCTGAGGAGGAGCCCGAGCGTCCTGAGCAAGGCGCCGTCGGAGACGCAGCTCTCGAGCCGCGGTCGGGTGACGGACGGAAGGGGCACGGCATCCTCCCGATGGACCTCCAAGAGCCGTTCGCgccccggcctcggccgcacCGGCCTCTCGTCGAGCCGCACGagcttcgacgacggcaactcCATGTGGAGCCACACCATGTCGACGGCCACCTGGAGTCGGTATTCGCTGGGCCGGACCCAGGGATCCATGTCGCAAGACTCGTTCGCCTCCTCCGTACCCCGCGGCGACTATAAGCAGTCGATCGGCTTCGCCAACGCGCTGAGCCAGGCCATCAtccgcgacgaggacgccagCGGCCACGAGCCGTCGTtcccggccgccgacgcgccgccggcaccgtgtCTCGCGGACGAGTCGCTCGAGCTGGCCGGCCCGCCGTGGGTGAAGGAGGGCCTGGTCACGCACAAGcaccacctcgacggcgtcggcaagaaggccaaggaaCGCAACTGGAACGAAGTCTTCGCCGTCATCCAGAAGGGGCAGATGAGCCTGTTCTCCTTCACGTCCCACAAGTCGATCCGTCAAAAGGGCCGCTCCCGGAACGGCGGGAAGCCGAGCGgtcccgtcggcggcggcaactgGCAGGACAACGCGCTGAGCCTCGGCACCTTCAGCCTGCGCCTGACCCTGGCTTCGGCTCTTCCGCCGCCGGGGTACTCGAGGATGAGACCTCACGTGTGGGCGCTGAGCCTGCCGACGGGTGCCGTCCACCTGTTCCAGGTGGGCACGCCCGAGATAATTCGAGAGTTCGTCACGACGGTGAACTACTGGAGCGCGCGCCTGAGCACCCacccgctcgtcggcggcatcagcAACATCGAGTACGGCTGGAGCGAGTCGATTGTAAGCAACGCAAGCGTCGGCGCtcctgccgacgacgagccggcctcgtccctcAACCCGAGCGCCGCGAGGAGCACGCGGCCTGGGAGCAGTGCAGCCCAGCACGGGAGAAGGTCGAGCGTGGCCAGCAGCTTCCGAGCGAGCAGTTTCGACCAGGTGGCCGGGTCGCTGACCCACAGCGGCAGTCGCGGCAAGCTGCCCGGAGATCGCATCTACATCGCTGAatgggcgccgccgacgcagagCATGCGTCCGAGCAGCGCAACGGAAGCGGCCCAGCTCGAGAAGCTGACGGTGTATGTGAAGAGGATCGAGGAGGACCTGCAGGCTCACAACCAGCTCCGGAGTCGGATGCTCCTGGCCTTCACACCGAGGGGGCAGAACGCGAGcaaggccatggccaacTGGGAGCGCAAGAGCGCATACCTTTTGCGAGAGATTGTCAAGTTCCGAACCTACGTCGACTGCCTCCAGCAggcggaggcgaggaagcaGAGGGTGTACACCGAACGAGACCTTGAGCGCGGCGCGGCGAGGGGTGATGACAGCGACGATGAAATGGCTGCTggtggcgtcgacggcgacgacgaggaagatggcgacgagaCGCTCAGGCCATGA
- a CDS encoding cell wall glucanosyltransferase Mwg1 translates to MVASLRFLATLMAVAVTKASLEDLASCDPLRKGTFCPPDPALAGNISIDFSKSGWDGGLEDFWSVDEASLHDKKRLDFDTDGNDGVAMTISKEGGAPTLTSKKYLLFGRVSVTLKAAKGRGLVTTLVLKSDSGDEIDWELLGAFDNQAATNYYYDGKARYNVYNTTYALSSSSFDAFHTYSVEWTESILEFSIDGHVRQTWRFGDIAPGAWPQTPMRIKLGLWAVGAGPDRSGPTDPTVDRGEVAWAGGEPDWGRDAGLHPFRAYFRALEIEDYVGHCDDIDDASSSDEVEYQYDEKTWGWQNVRIRGCRSRRSAPLVPPLPVAEQEPSATGHGPSPSPSEESDEDDESRAAVLGFASSPPLAALVCLGWLFAW, encoded by the exons ATGGTGGCGAGCCTGCGCTTTCTCGCTACCTTGATGGCCGTTGCCGTTACCAAGGCCAGCCTCGAAGACCTGGCCTCCTGCGATCCTCTGCGGAAGGGCACAT TCTGCCCCCCAGATCCGGCCTTGGCCGGTAACATCTCCATCGACTTCTCCAAGTCCGGCTGGGACGGCGGACTCGAAGACTTCTGGAGTGTGGACGAAGCCAGCCTCCATGACAAAAAAAGGCTCGATTTTGATACGGATGGTAACGATGGAGTCGCCATGACAATCTCCAAGGAGGGCGGTGCTCCGACCTTGACAAGCAAGAAATACTTGCTGTTCGGCAGGGTCAGCGTCACGCTCAAAGCTGCCAAGGGACGTGGTCTCGTCACGACACTTGTATTGAAGTCTGATTCTGGCGATGAGATTGACTGG GAGCTTCTCGGCGCATTCGACAACCAGGCGGCcaccaactactactacgaCGGCAAGGCGCGGTACAACGTCTACAATACGACGTACGCACTCTCTTCCTCATCCTTTGACGCCTTCCACACCTACAGCGTCGAGTGGACCGAGTCAATCCTTGAGTTTtccatcgacggccacgTCCGACAGACCTGGCGTTTCGGCGACATTGCCCCCGGCGCCTGGCCCCAGACGCCGATGCGCATCAAGCTCGGTCtctgggccgtcggcgccggtccCGACCGGAGCGGCCCCACCGACCCCACCGTAGATCGCGGTGAAGTCGCCTGGGCCGGAGGCGAACCCGACTGGGGCCGTGATGCCGGTCTGCACCCCTTCCGAGCCTACTTCCGCGCCCTCGAGATTGAGGATTACGTCGGTCACTGCGACGACATAGACGACGCCTCGAGCAGTGACGAAGTCGAGTACCAGTACGATGAGAAGACCTGGGGCTGGCAGAACGTTCGCATTCGGGGCTGTCGTAGCCGTCGGAGCGCGCCTCTTGTGCCGCCGTTGCCCGTTGCCGAACAGGAGCCATCGGCGACAGGTCACGGTCCTTCCCCCTCACCATCGGAGGAATctgacgaggatgacgagagTCGTGCGGCGGTCCTGGGAtttgcgtcgtcgccgccactGGCCGCCCTTGTGTGCCTTGGATGGCTGTTCGCTTGGTAG
- a CDS encoding secreted protein, whose translation MRFSAPSLLLAAAVALASPVPQPPGIPSPATARSLLEGLEVSSSGSGTGYSRKKFPHWATVEGACNTREFVLQRDGIDVETDDSCAATSGTWVSPYDGGSWTQASDIDIDHMVPLKNAWISGASAWSTEKRKAFANDITRPQLWAVTDRVNEAKGDKSPDRWMPPLESFHCIYAKSWVQVKSYYRLSVTDAEKDALSGMLDSC comes from the exons ATGCGATTCTCAGCACCCTCTCTGCTGCTCGCAGCGGCCGTCGCTCTCGCCTCCCCCGTGCCACAACCT CCCGGAATCCCCAGTCCTGCTACTGCCAGGTCACTACTAGAGGGTCTCGAGGTCAGCTCCTCGGGCTCCGGAACTGGGTACAGTCGCAAGAAGTTTCCGCACTGGGCGACGGTCGAGGGTGCTTGCAACACTCG CGAGTTTGTGCTGCAGCGAGACGGCATCGATGTCGAGACGGACGATAGCTGTGCGGCAACGTCGGGCACCTGGGTGAGCCCCTACGACGGTGGCTCCTGGACCCAGGCTAGCGACATCGACATTGACCACATGGTTCCCCTCAAGAACGCGTGGATA TCTGGCGCGTCGGCTTGGTCCACCGAGAAGCGCAAGGCCTTCGCCAATGACATCACCCGCCCCCAGCTATGGGCCGTAACCGATCGCGTCAACGAAGCCAAGGGCGACAAGTCCCCCGACAGGTGGATGCCCCCTCTCGAGAGCTTCCACTGCATCTACGCCAAGAGTTGGGTCCAGGTCAAGAGCTACTACCGACTATCCGTTACCGACGCCGAGAAGGATGCGCTCAGCGGCATGCTGGATTCTTGCTAG